In Moorella sp. Hama-1, a single genomic region encodes these proteins:
- the rpsP gene encoding 30S ribosomal protein S16 has translation MATKIRLKRMGAKKAPFYRLVVADSRSPRDGRVVEEIGYYNPVKQPVEIKVDEEKALRWLNTGAQPSETVRALFKKAGVWQKYMAAREAK, from the coding sequence ATGGCGACAAAAATCCGCCTAAAGAGAATGGGAGCCAAGAAAGCACCCTTTTACCGCCTGGTAGTGGCCGATTCCCGTTCACCTCGGGACGGTCGAGTAGTAGAAGAGATCGGTTACTACAACCCCGTCAAGCAGCCGGTCGAAATAAAGGTGGACGAGGAAAAGGCCCTGCGCTGGTTAAACACCGGCGCCCAACCATCGGAAACCGTCCGGGCCCTATTTAAAAAAGCCGGGGTATGGCAGAAGTATATGGCTGCCCGGGAAGCTAAATAG
- the ylqF gene encoding ribosome biogenesis GTPase YlqF: MALKSLRPYLKVVDVILEVADARLPASSRYPELEKVTGSRNRVLVLTRADLADPGATARWLASLQAGGLPAVALNARTGEGSRFLYQQLNLLARGKRVARARRGLGAAPLRVMALGIPNVGKSSLLNRLAGRSVVRTGNRPGITRGPQWIRIKDNLELLDTPGVIWPHWREPVTALWLGAIGCAPEDAIPVREIALLIGDFLLREAPGNMAARYGIQEQGPVEAILDAIGRARGFLLPGGLVDPEKTARVLVNDFREGYLGRFTLEMP, translated from the coding sequence ATGGCCCTGAAATCCCTGCGCCCGTATTTAAAAGTAGTTGATGTAATCCTGGAAGTGGCCGATGCCCGGCTGCCGGCCTCCAGCCGTTACCCGGAGCTAGAGAAGGTCACAGGTTCCCGGAACCGGGTGCTGGTCCTGACCAGGGCGGACCTGGCCGACCCCGGCGCCACCGCCCGCTGGTTGGCAAGCCTGCAAGCCGGGGGCCTGCCGGCCGTTGCCTTGAACGCCCGGACGGGCGAAGGCAGCCGTTTTTTGTACCAGCAACTGAACCTTTTGGCCAGGGGGAAAAGGGTGGCCCGGGCCCGGCGGGGTTTGGGTGCGGCCCCTTTACGGGTTATGGCTCTGGGTATCCCCAATGTCGGGAAGTCGTCTCTCCTGAACCGCCTGGCAGGAAGGAGCGTAGTTCGTACCGGCAACCGCCCCGGGATTACCCGCGGCCCCCAGTGGATCCGGATTAAAGATAACCTGGAATTACTGGATACTCCGGGGGTCATCTGGCCCCACTGGCGGGAGCCCGTCACGGCCCTGTGGCTCGGCGCTATTGGCTGTGCCCCGGAAGACGCCATACCGGTGCGGGAGATAGCCCTTCTGATTGGGGATTTTTTGTTGCGTGAGGCCCCCGGGAACATGGCGGCCAGGTACGGGATTCAGGAACAGGGGCCGGTGGAGGCCATCCTGGACGCTATCGGCCGCGCCCGCGGCTTTCTCCTTCCCGGAGGGCTAGTCGACCCGGAGAAGACGGCCAGGGTCCTGGTTAATGATTTCCGTGAGGGTTACCTGGGACGTTTTACCCTGGAGATGCCTTAA
- a CDS encoding response regulator: MGILPDEGKITVLIADDHPLVREGIRKILELEAGLQVVGEAANGQEVIAMTRRCHPQVIIMDINMPGLNGIEATKVIRKEWPQIAILALTIHDDEEYIIKLLRSGVSGYVLKDIGAAELVQAVYQVARGVRVIHPGVAQKVIGCLQKQEPFTPAPVSIPLTEREQEILIQVSRGKSNREIARELFISEKTVKNHLTHIFHKIGVADRTQAALYALKHGLTNGKLE, translated from the coding sequence GTGGGAATTTTGCCGGATGAAGGAAAAATTACGGTCTTAATTGCCGATGACCACCCCCTGGTGCGAGAGGGTATACGTAAAATCCTGGAACTGGAGGCTGGCCTGCAGGTGGTGGGGGAGGCCGCCAACGGCCAGGAGGTCATTGCCATGACCAGGCGCTGCCATCCCCAGGTAATTATTATGGATATTAACATGCCTGGCCTCAATGGTATTGAGGCCACCAAGGTAATCAGAAAGGAATGGCCCCAGATTGCCATCCTGGCCCTGACCATCCATGATGATGAAGAGTATATAATTAAACTTTTACGGTCCGGGGTTTCCGGCTATGTCCTCAAAGACATCGGCGCCGCAGAACTGGTGCAGGCAGTTTACCAGGTAGCCCGGGGCGTCCGGGTGATTCACCCCGGGGTGGCCCAAAAGGTAATTGGCTGCCTGCAGAAGCAGGAACCCTTCACACCGGCCCCGGTATCCATACCCTTGACGGAAAGGGAACAGGAGATTCTTATCCAGGTAAGCCGGGGCAAGTCGAACCGGGAAATCGCCCGGGAGTTGTTTATCAGTGAAAAAACGGTAAAAAACCATCTCACGCATATCTTTCATAAAATTGGTGTGGCCGATCGTACCCAGGCGGCCCTTTATGCCTTGAAACATGGCCTTACTAATGGTAAGCTAGAGTAG
- a CDS encoding aldo/keto reductase encodes MLVEYRRLGRTGFKVSELCFGALPMGPRQKNLDVDTCTRIIKRALEGGVNFVDTAQIYETYEPIRRAIHAYDGEVIIATKAAAASYGDMERAIQEAREKLELDYIHIFHLHAARATERIFEERAGALRCLLDAREKGFIGAVGISTHGVAAVRKAAAEKEIDVVFPLVNIRGAGIIDGSREDMMAAIAEAVAAGKGVYLMKVLAGGNLLDNYQEAMAFARRVPGIAAIAVGMVSEAEVDYNLRYFNGEDPGKIEIAAKEFAVVETVCVGDGACLKACTNDAITMVNGKARIDRAKCLLCGYCTEVCPHFAIRMI; translated from the coding sequence ATGCTAGTGGAGTATCGCCGGCTTGGACGGACGGGCTTCAAGGTTTCCGAGCTATGTTTTGGCGCCCTGCCCATGGGGCCGCGCCAGAAAAACCTCGATGTTGACACCTGCACCAGGATTATCAAAAGGGCCCTGGAGGGCGGGGTTAATTTTGTTGATACAGCGCAAATATACGAGACCTATGAACCAATCCGGAGGGCTATTCACGCCTATGACGGCGAAGTAATTATCGCCACCAAGGCCGCTGCCGCCAGCTATGGGGATATGGAGCGGGCGATCCAGGAGGCCCGGGAGAAGCTCGAGTTGGATTATATCCATATTTTTCACCTGCATGCTGCCCGGGCAACGGAGCGAATTTTTGAGGAACGGGCAGGCGCCCTCCGCTGTCTCCTCGATGCCCGGGAGAAAGGGTTTATCGGGGCTGTGGGTATTTCCACCCACGGTGTGGCAGCCGTACGGAAGGCGGCCGCAGAAAAAGAAATAGACGTTGTCTTTCCGTTGGTGAATATCAGGGGGGCGGGCATCATCGACGGCAGCCGCGAAGACATGATGGCCGCCATTGCGGAAGCTGTGGCTGCCGGCAAGGGGGTTTACCTGATGAAGGTCCTGGCCGGGGGCAACCTGCTGGACAACTACCAGGAGGCCATGGCCTTTGCCCGCCGGGTACCGGGTATTGCCGCCATAGCCGTAGGCATGGTCAGCGAGGCGGAGGTGGATTACAACCTGCGCTACTTTAACGGCGAAGACCCGGGAAAAATAGAGATTGCCGCCAAGGAGTTTGCCGTGGTGGAGACTGTCTGTGTCGGTGACGGCGCCTGCCTAAAGGCCTGCACCAACGACGCCATAACTATGGTTAACGGCAAGGCCAGGATCGACCGCGCCAAATGCCTCCTCTGCGGCTACTGCACCGAGGTGTGCCCGCATTTTGCCATAAGGATGATCTAG
- a CDS encoding amidohydrolase: MGKILIKGCTIIPIAGAVVVDGAIAIDSDRLQYVGPAQGVPAEWQADTVIAAEGMAALPGLVNAHTHAAMTLLRSYADDLPLKQWLEEKIWPREGELDREDIYWSTQLALLEMIRSGTTTFADMYFHMDAVAEAVVAAGLRGCLSQGLIGFQDTSHKRLATGISLVKEWQGAGAGRVTTMLGPHAPYTCPPAYLTRVAETAARLGVGLHIHLAETRGEVDEIKARYGTTPVALVNKLGLLDLPVLAAHCVHLTTEEIAILAAKKAGVAHCPESNLKLASGVAPVKEMLAAGVNVALGTDSAASNNNLDMVAETRTAALLAKGISGDPTAVPAHQALTMATLNGARALGLEKEIGTLEAGKKADLILVDMRQAHLMPPNDVEAHLVYAARGSDVDTVIVQGRILMAGGEVKTLDAEKIYAQVTKRMQKG; this comes from the coding sequence ATGGGTAAAATCTTAATTAAAGGCTGCACCATCATCCCCATCGCCGGCGCGGTGGTAGTTGACGGCGCCATCGCCATTGATAGCGACCGCCTCCAATATGTCGGCCCGGCGCAGGGGGTGCCGGCAGAATGGCAGGCTGATACCGTCATCGCGGCGGAGGGGATGGCCGCCTTGCCGGGACTGGTCAATGCCCACACCCACGCCGCCATGACGCTGTTGCGCAGCTACGCCGACGATCTGCCCTTGAAGCAATGGCTGGAAGAAAAGATCTGGCCCCGGGAAGGAGAGCTCGACCGGGAGGATATCTACTGGAGCACCCAGCTCGCTCTGCTGGAGATGATCCGCTCCGGGACCACCACCTTTGCCGATATGTATTTCCATATGGATGCAGTGGCGGAAGCGGTGGTGGCTGCCGGTCTGCGGGGCTGCCTCAGCCAGGGGTTGATTGGCTTTCAGGATACCAGCCACAAGCGCTTGGCCACCGGCATCAGCCTGGTTAAAGAGTGGCAGGGCGCCGGCGCGGGTCGGGTGACCACCATGCTCGGCCCCCACGCCCCCTATACCTGCCCGCCGGCATACCTGACCAGGGTGGCGGAAACAGCAGCCCGGCTGGGGGTGGGCCTACATATCCACCTGGCGGAAACCCGGGGAGAGGTTGACGAAATCAAGGCCCGTTACGGGACTACCCCGGTAGCCCTGGTCAATAAGCTGGGTCTCCTGGACCTGCCCGTCCTGGCCGCCCATTGCGTCCACCTAACCACCGAGGAAATCGCCATCCTGGCCGCGAAAAAGGCCGGCGTGGCCCACTGCCCGGAGAGCAACCTGAAGCTGGCCAGCGGCGTGGCCCCGGTGAAAGAGATGCTGGCCGCCGGCGTCAATGTAGCCCTCGGCACCGACAGCGCCGCCAGCAACAATAACCTGGACATGGTGGCTGAGACCCGGACGGCGGCCCTGCTGGCTAAAGGCATTAGCGGGGATCCGACGGCCGTTCCCGCCCACCAGGCCCTGACCATGGCCACTTTGAACGGGGCCAGAGCCCTGGGCCTGGAAAAGGAGATCGGCACCTTGGAAGCGGGTAAAAAGGCCGACCTGATCCTGGTGGACATGCGCCAGGCCCACCTCATGCCCCCCAACGACGTGGAGGCCCACCTGGTCTATGCTGCCCGGGGGAGCGACGTGGATACCGTTATTGTCCAGGGCCGGATCCTTATGGCCGGTGGCGAAGTCAAGACCCTGGATGCTGAAAAGATTTACGCCCAGGTGACGAAGAGGATGCAAAAAGGGTAA
- a CDS encoding KH domain-containing protein has protein sequence MKELLITLAQALVDHPDQVSVNEIVGEKSVILELRVAQEDMGKVIGKQGRIARAIRTLVKAAAAHEGKRVVVEIIH, from the coding sequence ATGAAAGAATTGCTAATAACCCTAGCCCAGGCCCTGGTAGATCACCCCGACCAGGTCAGTGTCAACGAGATCGTCGGCGAGAAATCAGTTATCCTCGAGCTCCGGGTAGCCCAGGAGGATATGGGTAAAGTAATTGGTAAACAAGGGCGTATAGCCCGGGCCATCCGTACCCTGGTCAAGGCTGCTGCCGCCCATGAAGGCAAACGGGTGGTGGTGGAGATTATCCACTAG
- the ffh gene encoding signal recognition particle protein: MAVFASLADKLQETFKKLRGKGKLTEADVAAAMREIRLALLEADVNFKVVKDFIARVKERAVGQEVMASLTPGQQVVKIVHEEMTALMGGGESKIDWASQPPTVIMLVGLQGAGKTTTAAKLARLVQNQGRRPLLVAADVYRPAAIKQLQLLGEQLQVPVFSMGEGSSPVAIARAAVEHARTHGSNPVILDTAGRLHIDATMMGELAAIKEAVRPQEILLVVDAMTGQDAVQVASAFNAQLGLTGVILTKLDGDTRGGAALSVRAVTGCPIKFIGMGEKTDALETFHPDRLASRILGMGDVLSLIEKAQANLDVERAKELQKKIRQQEFTLEDFLEQMKQMKKMGPLDEILGMLPGAGKMKQLKDLQIDPKEMLHTEAIIQSMTPEERRNPAIINGSRKRRIAAGSGTRVQEVNRLLRQFEEARKLMHMFSEGGGKKKLKGRPPFPF, from the coding sequence GTGGCCGTCTTTGCTTCCCTGGCGGATAAGCTCCAGGAGACCTTCAAGAAACTGCGGGGTAAAGGGAAACTCACCGAAGCCGATGTCGCAGCGGCCATGCGGGAGATCCGCCTGGCCCTGCTGGAGGCCGACGTGAACTTCAAGGTAGTCAAGGACTTTATTGCCCGGGTCAAGGAGCGCGCCGTTGGCCAGGAGGTCATGGCGAGCCTGACCCCCGGCCAGCAGGTGGTTAAGATTGTCCATGAGGAAATGACGGCCCTCATGGGCGGCGGCGAGAGCAAGATCGACTGGGCCAGCCAGCCCCCGACGGTGATCATGCTGGTCGGCCTGCAGGGCGCCGGCAAGACTACGACGGCGGCCAAGCTTGCCCGCCTGGTACAGAACCAGGGTCGCCGCCCCCTGCTGGTGGCGGCCGACGTCTACCGGCCGGCGGCTATCAAGCAACTCCAGCTCCTGGGGGAACAATTGCAGGTTCCCGTCTTCAGCATGGGTGAGGGCAGCAGCCCGGTGGCTATCGCCCGGGCGGCAGTAGAACATGCCCGCACCCACGGTAGCAACCCGGTGATCCTGGATACCGCCGGCCGTCTCCATATTGACGCAACCATGATGGGCGAACTGGCCGCAATTAAAGAAGCCGTCCGGCCCCAGGAGATCCTCCTGGTGGTGGATGCCATGACCGGCCAGGACGCCGTTCAGGTGGCCTCTGCCTTTAACGCCCAACTGGGTTTGACGGGCGTCATCCTGACCAAATTGGACGGCGATACCCGCGGCGGGGCCGCCCTCTCGGTGCGGGCTGTTACCGGCTGCCCCATTAAATTTATCGGTATGGGGGAAAAAACCGACGCCCTGGAGACCTTCCACCCGGACCGGCTGGCGTCCCGCATCCTGGGAATGGGCGACGTCCTGAGCCTGATTGAAAAGGCCCAGGCCAACCTGGATGTCGAGCGGGCGAAGGAGCTGCAAAAGAAAATCCGCCAGCAGGAGTTTACCCTGGAGGATTTTCTGGAGCAGATGAAACAAATGAAAAAGATGGGCCCCCTGGATGAAATCCTGGGTATGCTACCCGGGGCCGGCAAAATGAAGCAGCTCAAAGACCTCCAGATTGACCCGAAAGAGATGCTGCACACGGAAGCCATCATCCAGTCCATGACACCCGAAGAGAGGCGTAACCCGGCCATAATTAACGGGAGCCGCAAGCGGCGGATTGCTGCCGGCAGCGGCACCAGGGTCCAGGAGGTCAACCGCCTGCTGCGCCAGTTCGAGGAGGCCCGTAAGCTGATGCACATGTTTAGCGAAGGTGGCGGCAAGAAAAAGCTCAAAGGTCGTCCCCCCTTTCCCTTTTAG
- the rplS gene encoding 50S ribosomal protein L19 produces METLEQEQIRTDIPDFKPGDTVRVHVKVVEGNRERIQVFEGVVIGRRGRGINETFTVRRVSYGVAVERIFPLHSPRLERIEVVRRGRVRRAKLYYLRGLVGKAARIKEVR; encoded by the coding sequence ATGGAAACCCTGGAACAGGAACAAATACGTACCGATATCCCGGATTTTAAACCTGGTGATACGGTGCGGGTGCATGTTAAAGTAGTCGAGGGCAATCGAGAACGAATCCAGGTTTTTGAAGGAGTAGTAATCGGCCGCCGGGGGCGGGGCATAAATGAGACCTTTACCGTCCGGCGGGTATCCTATGGCGTAGCTGTAGAGAGGATCTTCCCTCTGCACTCGCCACGCCTGGAACGGATTGAGGTAGTGCGCCGGGGCCGGGTCCGGCGGGCCAAACTTTACTACCTGCGGGGCCTGGTCGGCAAAGCAGCCCGCATTAAAGAGGTACGCTAA
- a CDS encoding sensor histidine kinase: MVKETVKTLEQSREAIYNIAETARQEETRLRQELDEVRREFSEAAARVDRLEAEEKRARTHLMEVSRDFMRHGEKEMQTAYERARECQVQLGLWRERETQLRQRRDRLESNLKSQQEMVRRAEELVTNVGAALALLTGELARVGSHLEELEQRHVVVLKILQAQEEERQRLAREIHDGPAQNMAGIAFKAELCTRLVDIKPGELKNELLALSNLARDTLAEIRKIIFSLRPMMLDDLGLVPALYRFTGEYLERYGLEVELAIIGNEERLDKAVEIGIFRLIQEALNNVWKHAGVNGARVKLEFRPEKINLNIKDKGCGFDLETARGAGYGLAGMQERIKLLGGKLTINTAPGRGTELEMVIPRQQGWSGNFAG, from the coding sequence ATAGTAAAAGAAACGGTCAAGACTCTGGAACAGAGCCGGGAGGCAATTTATAATATTGCCGAAACGGCCCGCCAGGAAGAAACCAGGCTACGCCAGGAGCTGGACGAGGTACGCCGGGAATTCAGCGAAGCCGCGGCCCGGGTGGACAGGCTGGAAGCAGAAGAAAAGAGGGCCAGAACCCACCTGATGGAAGTCAGCCGTGACTTTATGCGCCATGGCGAAAAAGAGATGCAAACCGCCTATGAACGGGCCCGGGAGTGCCAGGTCCAGCTGGGGCTGTGGCGGGAACGGGAGACCCAGCTGCGCCAGCGCCGGGATCGCCTGGAAAGCAACCTGAAGAGCCAGCAGGAGATGGTCCGGCGGGCCGAGGAACTGGTAACCAATGTGGGAGCCGCCCTGGCCCTGCTGACGGGAGAGCTAGCCCGGGTCGGTAGTCACCTGGAAGAGCTGGAACAGCGCCATGTGGTGGTCTTAAAAATTCTCCAGGCCCAGGAGGAAGAGCGCCAACGCCTGGCCCGGGAGATTCATGACGGCCCGGCCCAGAACATGGCCGGCATCGCCTTTAAAGCGGAATTATGCACCCGGCTGGTAGATATTAAACCGGGGGAATTAAAGAATGAACTCCTGGCCTTGAGTAATCTTGCCCGGGATACTCTGGCGGAAATACGCAAGATTATCTTTTCCCTGCGCCCGATGATGCTTGACGACCTGGGACTGGTCCCGGCCCTGTATCGTTTTACCGGTGAATACCTGGAAAGGTATGGCCTGGAGGTCGAGCTGGCCATCATCGGCAATGAAGAACGGCTGGACAAGGCCGTCGAAATAGGGATCTTTCGCCTGATTCAAGAGGCCTTAAACAACGTCTGGAAACATGCCGGGGTCAACGGGGCCCGGGTTAAACTGGAGTTCCGGCCGGAAAAGATTAACCTGAATATCAAGGATAAAGGCTGCGGCTTTGACCTGGAAACGGCCCGGGGAGCCGGTTACGGCCTGGCGGGTATGCAGGAACGGATTAAACTTTTAGGAGGTAAGTTGACGATTAATACGGCCCCCGGGCGGGGTACGGAACTGGAAATGGTGATTCCGCGGCAGCAAGGATGGAGTGGGAATTTTGCCGGATGA
- the rimM gene encoding ribosome maturation factor RimM (Essential for efficient processing of 16S rRNA) — MVQELVSVGKITGTHGFQGEVKILPLTDFPERFRPGTRLILVPEGGEGRAFPVTVTRSRPGKGGLILKLAEINDRDQAAAVRGAILKVEPWAVEPLPEGHYYIYQLVGCRVYNLAGDYLGTLTDILTTGANDVYVVRDHDADNVREVLIPALKEVVRQIDLNTKEIRVELPPGLLD, encoded by the coding sequence ATGGTCCAGGAACTGGTCAGTGTCGGCAAAATTACCGGTACCCACGGCTTTCAGGGCGAGGTAAAGATCCTCCCGCTGACGGATTTCCCGGAGCGTTTCCGGCCTGGAACCAGGTTAATCCTGGTCCCGGAGGGCGGGGAGGGCCGGGCCTTCCCGGTGACCGTCACCAGGTCTCGCCCCGGCAAGGGGGGCCTGATCCTGAAGCTGGCAGAGATTAATGACCGCGATCAGGCCGCAGCCGTCCGGGGGGCAATTTTAAAAGTGGAGCCCTGGGCTGTAGAACCCCTGCCGGAAGGGCACTACTATATTTACCAGCTGGTTGGTTGCCGGGTCTACAACCTTGCCGGGGATTACCTGGGAACCCTGACCGACATCCTGACCACCGGAGCCAATGACGTCTATGTAGTTCGGGATCATGACGCCGACAACGTCCGGGAGGTTTTAATCCCGGCCCTGAAAGAGGTAGTGCGCCAAATAGACCTGAACACCAAAGAGATACGCGTCGAACTACCGCCAGGCTTGTTGGATTAG
- the ylxM gene encoding YlxM family DNA-binding protein — translation MLDQLARVARLYDFYGPLLTTKQRHWLELHYHQDLSLGEIAEEEGVSRQAVYDGLQRAIKALEDYETRLGYLQRDLSLRQRLTEAINHLKNYRRDGCQGELVQVGRILQELLDLPEGSTGKTETRSNSH, via the coding sequence ATGCTTGACCAGCTGGCCCGGGTGGCGCGCCTTTATGACTTTTACGGCCCTCTCCTTACCACCAAACAGCGGCATTGGTTGGAACTCCACTATCACCAGGACCTTTCCCTGGGGGAGATCGCCGAAGAGGAGGGCGTTAGCCGCCAGGCCGTTTACGATGGCCTGCAACGGGCTATCAAAGCCCTGGAGGACTACGAAACGCGCCTGGGATACCTGCAACGGGATCTATCCTTGCGGCAGCGATTAACGGAAGCTATCAATCATCTGAAGAATTACCGCCGCGACGGTTGCCAGGGGGAACTGGTGCAGGTTGGCCGGATCCTGCAAGAACTCCTGGATTTACCGGAAGGTAGTACAGGGAAAACGGAAACCCGCTCCAATTCCCACTAA
- the lepB gene encoding signal peptidase I, whose amino-acid sequence MQSLAESGEGRESRETNWWWDLLQSLVVAAVLALIIRAFLFTPFWIPSPSMEPTLYPGDRIIVNRLAYRLGDPRRGDVVVFHYPLDPSRDYIKRVIAVGGDTVEARNNVLYVNGQPQPPASYLPPGVVYSDFGPVKVPANSYFMMGDNRNNSADSRVWGTLDRRLVIGKAMLIFWPLNRLGLIR is encoded by the coding sequence TTGCAGTCTTTGGCGGAAAGTGGAGAGGGCAGGGAGAGCAGGGAGACTAACTGGTGGTGGGATTTACTCCAATCCCTGGTTGTAGCCGCCGTTCTGGCCCTGATTATCCGTGCCTTTCTTTTTACACCCTTTTGGATTCCTTCCCCTTCCATGGAACCGACCCTTTACCCCGGGGATCGCATTATTGTTAATCGCCTGGCTTACCGTCTGGGCGACCCCCGGCGGGGTGACGTGGTGGTTTTCCATTACCCCCTGGATCCCAGCCGGGATTATATCAAAAGGGTAATAGCAGTGGGCGGCGACACGGTGGAGGCCCGGAATAACGTTCTCTATGTCAACGGGCAACCGCAACCGCCGGCCAGCTATCTGCCCCCCGGGGTGGTTTACAGTGATTTCGGCCCGGTAAAGGTACCAGCCAACAGCTACTTTATGATGGGCGACAACCGCAATAACAGCGCCGATAGCCGGGTGTGGGGAACATTGGATCGCCGCCTGGTCATTGGCAAGGCTATGTTGATCTTCTGGCCGTTAAATCGCCTGGGCCTGATCAGGTAG
- the ftsY gene encoding signal recognition particle-docking protein FtsY, protein MNFFGRLKEGLNKTRENLTRRVGALLAGSSLLDDDFFDELEEILVTADVGARTSMELVERIRQEVKERRITEPPAVGELLREEVTRILGEEVARLSWSPTPPTVILVVGVNGAGKTTTIGKLAYRFQQEGKKVILAAADTFRAAAGEQLAVWAERAGAGLIRHQAGADPAAVVYDAIQSARNRHADVVLVDTAGRLQTKTNLMEELKKIRRVVERELPGAPHEVLLVLDATTGQNALSQAKLFHEATGVTGIALTKLDGTAKGGVVLAIAAEIGIPVKLVGLGEGLDDLKEFQPRDFAAALFSSLAGEKGE, encoded by the coding sequence TTGAATTTTTTCGGCAGACTTAAAGAGGGTTTAAATAAGACGCGGGAGAACCTCACCCGGCGGGTGGGGGCTTTGCTGGCCGGCAGCAGCCTCCTGGATGACGATTTCTTTGACGAACTGGAGGAGATCCTGGTGACGGCCGATGTCGGCGCCAGGACCAGCATGGAACTGGTGGAGCGGATACGGCAGGAGGTAAAGGAACGGCGGATAACTGAACCGCCTGCGGTCGGAGAACTGCTCCGGGAAGAAGTTACCAGAATCCTGGGAGAGGAAGTGGCGCGCCTGAGCTGGTCACCCACGCCGCCGACAGTAATCCTGGTGGTGGGAGTCAACGGCGCCGGCAAAACGACGACCATCGGCAAGCTGGCCTACCGCTTTCAACAGGAGGGCAAGAAGGTCATCCTGGCGGCGGCCGACACCTTCCGCGCCGCGGCCGGCGAGCAGCTGGCCGTGTGGGCCGAGCGGGCCGGGGCCGGGCTGATCCGCCACCAGGCCGGCGCCGACCCGGCGGCGGTGGTCTACGACGCCATCCAGTCGGCCCGCAACCGCCACGCCGACGTCGTCCTGGTGGATACCGCCGGCCGCCTGCAGACGAAAACGAACCTGATGGAAGAACTGAAGAAAATCCGCCGGGTGGTGGAAAGGGAACTGCCGGGGGCGCCCCATGAGGTCCTCCTGGTCCTGGACGCCACCACCGGCCAGAACGCCCTCTCCCAGGCTAAGCTCTTCCATGAGGCCACCGGGGTCACCGGGATTGCCTTGACCAAACTTGACGGTACGGCCAAAGGCGGGGTGGTCCTGGCCATTGCTGCTGAAATAGGTATCCCCGTTAAACTGGTGGGCCTGGGAGAAGGCCTGGACGACCTGAAGGAGTTCCAACCCCGGGATTTTGCCGCCGCCCTGTTCAGCAGCCTGGCCGGGGAGAAGGGGGAATAA
- the trmD gene encoding tRNA (guanosine(37)-N1)-methyltransferase TrmD, translated as MLRVDVLTIFPEMFAGFLDTSILKRARERGHLEVNLVDIRAYARNKHRNVDDYPFGGGPGMVMQAEPLFLAVEALLPAGESSRPPIILMSPQGEVFNQALAGQLARQEHLILICGHYEGIDERVRIGLVDRELSIGDYILTGGELPAMVVIDAVTRLLPGVLGAPEGAREDSFAMGLLEYPQYTRPRSFRGLEVPEVLLSGNHEEIRRWRRRQALERTWLRRPDLLAGAELSPEDRRCLEEISRQEREKDQA; from the coding sequence TTGTTGCGGGTCGATGTCCTGACCATTTTTCCCGAGATGTTTGCCGGGTTTCTGGACACCAGTATCCTCAAAAGAGCCCGGGAACGGGGCCACCTGGAGGTAAACCTGGTTGATATTCGGGCCTATGCCCGGAATAAACATCGCAATGTTGATGATTATCCCTTTGGTGGTGGGCCGGGGATGGTTATGCAGGCCGAGCCCCTCTTCCTGGCGGTGGAAGCCCTGCTCCCTGCTGGTGAGTCAAGCAGGCCTCCCATTATCTTGATGTCACCCCAGGGGGAGGTCTTTAACCAGGCGCTGGCCGGACAGTTGGCCCGGCAGGAGCACCTTATCTTGATCTGCGGCCATTATGAAGGTATTGATGAGCGGGTCAGGATTGGCCTGGTAGACCGGGAGCTTTCCATTGGCGATTATATCCTTACAGGCGGCGAGTTGCCGGCCATGGTCGTTATCGACGCCGTGACCAGGTTGTTGCCCGGGGTCCTGGGTGCCCCGGAAGGAGCCCGGGAGGATTCCTTTGCTATGGGCCTGCTGGAATACCCCCAGTACACCCGCCCCCGTTCCTTCCGGGGCCTGGAAGTCCCGGAGGTCCTGCTCTCCGGCAATCATGAGGAGATTCGGCGCTGGCGGCGGCGGCAGGCCCTGGAACGAACCTGGCTGCGCCGCCCGGACTTGCTGGCCGGGGCGGAATTAAGTCCGGAAGACCGGCGCTGCCTGGAGGAAATTAGCCGCCAGGAACGGGAGAAAGACCAGGCCTGA